One region of Hoeflea sp. 108 genomic DNA includes:
- a CDS encoding 2-dehydro-3-deoxy-phosphogluconate aldolase, producing the protein MTSKTQKLLSLLDGQPVIPVLKIDRVDDAVPLARALARGGLRAIEITLRTPGALECIRRVAAEVEDCIVGAGTILNARQFDEAVAAGSKFIVSPGLTRELIAAAAPSDVPLLPGTITPGEIMGALEAGLDFLKFFPAEQAGGAPFLKALSSPISDVKFCPTGGISAKNARDYLSLPNVVCVGGSWVAPDDMVKAGDWAGIEALAAEANTLRKN; encoded by the coding sequence ATGACCAGCAAGACCCAGAAACTGCTTTCGCTGCTGGATGGCCAGCCGGTCATCCCGGTGCTGAAGATCGACCGTGTGGACGACGCCGTTCCACTGGCGCGTGCCCTGGCCCGCGGCGGCCTGAGGGCCATCGAGATCACGCTGCGTACCCCCGGGGCGCTGGAATGCATCCGCCGCGTCGCCGCCGAAGTCGAGGACTGCATCGTCGGCGCCGGCACCATCCTCAACGCCCGCCAGTTCGACGAGGCTGTTGCGGCGGGTTCGAAATTCATTGTCAGCCCAGGCCTGACCCGCGAGCTGATCGCGGCCGCAGCGCCGAGCGACGTGCCGCTGCTGCCAGGCACCATCACTCCCGGCGAGATCATGGGTGCACTTGAGGCCGGCCTCGATTTCCTGAAATTCTTCCCGGCAGAGCAGGCCGGCGGCGCGCCTTTCTTGAAGGCGCTGTCCTCGCCGATATCGGACGTGAAGTTCTGCCCCACCGGCGGCATCTCGGCCAAGAACGCCAGGGATTATCTCAGCCTGCCCAACGTCGTCTGCGTCGGCGGCTCCTGGGTTGCCCCCGATGACATGGTCAAGGCAGGTGATTGGGCCGGCATCGAGGCGCTTGCCGCCGAGGCGAACACGCTGCGCAAGAACTGA
- a CDS encoding sterol desaturase family protein, with amino-acid sequence MSWQFSDLIDLKALLVIALIFIPLEALIPHRHEQKTLRSHWLNDAFYMFFNGILIKAGLLVVVGGALVLIGYLIPDSVGQLVQSQPVWLQAIEVIVIADIGFYLAHRAFHAFPFLWRFHAVHHSIEEMDWLAAHRVHPVDQVLTKSASYLPIFALGFSPAAIGIYVLIYQWQALLIHSNVRINFGPLRWIVASPQFHHWHHANERQAYDKNFSGQLSFLDAIGGTLYMPDRMPSKYGTNDPVPTVYHEQLAYPFVANRPRPKGLASAVGDNQQ; translated from the coding sequence ATGAGCTGGCAGTTCTCAGATCTTATCGATCTGAAGGCGCTCCTTGTCATTGCGCTCATCTTCATACCGCTTGAGGCGTTGATCCCGCACCGTCACGAGCAGAAGACGTTGCGCAGCCATTGGCTGAACGACGCCTTCTACATGTTTTTCAACGGCATTTTGATCAAGGCCGGCCTGCTCGTCGTGGTCGGTGGAGCGCTCGTCCTGATCGGATATCTGATCCCGGACAGTGTCGGCCAACTGGTCCAGTCGCAGCCGGTATGGCTGCAGGCGATCGAGGTGATCGTCATCGCCGACATCGGCTTCTACCTGGCGCACCGCGCCTTTCACGCATTCCCCTTCCTGTGGCGGTTCCACGCGGTCCACCACAGCATCGAGGAGATGGACTGGCTGGCGGCGCATCGGGTGCACCCGGTCGACCAGGTGTTGACCAAGTCTGCGTCCTACCTGCCGATCTTCGCGCTTGGCTTCTCACCGGCGGCCATCGGCATCTATGTCCTGATCTATCAATGGCAGGCGCTGCTGATTCATTCCAATGTGCGGATCAATTTCGGCCCGCTCAGATGGATCGTGGCGTCGCCGCAGTTCCATCACTGGCACCATGCCAACGAGCGGCAGGCCTATGACAAGAACTTCTCAGGACAGTTGTCCTTCCTGGATGCCATCGGCGGCACGCTCTACATGCCTGACAGGATGCCGTCCAAATATGGAACCAACGACCCGGTTCCGACAGTCTATCACGAACAGCTCGCCTATCCGTTCGTTGCGAACAGGCCGCGGCCGAAGGGCCTCGCCTCAGCCGTTGGAGATAACCAGCAATGA
- a CDS encoding DUF882 domain-containing protein, whose amino-acid sequence MLSFGFLTASQATASAETRTLKLFYTHTGEKAEITFKRNGKYDPAGLKKLNQFLRDWRRNEPTRMDPRLFDVVWEAYRSVGATDYIYIVSAYRSPATNSMLRSRSAGVAEKSQHMLGKAMDFFIPGVPLKKLRDAGLRVQAGGVGYYPRSGSPFVHMDVGNVRHWPRMSRQELVSVFPNGKTLHVPSDGKPLPGFEQALASYQARKSSGDLVLASAAPAKRSGGLFAALFGGGADEDEDNGDTAAAPAPKTRAPATQVASAQPAKPLPGIAIVAPENAQRAELPQMADQAPAQDAPETIIAALPSRSVPLPLSAPRPQAEVSTEVAMAAPENVPFGAASAPLDAQAGPVEQQIAANVPLPSWRPNYTPPAELKPAAEGGVLMALASDDAPAMAADAKMPLPSSRPQGMSVEAALAAANDIPTEDDTAQGEYSVAALSEAQPEPRSVFNEPAPAAAPAAVMTSAPAADAVGTSAKTTRKASRPVAQEAKPEPKPVVVAAAPDAARWALRSGEQVVTVTTNTKAPGFAYNLVRTAPKEVYTAGFQQGNDQASAAHRFTGNAVKFLSVARFPTN is encoded by the coding sequence ATGCTGAGTTTTGGTTTCCTGACAGCTTCCCAGGCCACGGCCTCCGCCGAGACGCGGACACTCAAGCTTTTTTACACCCACACGGGTGAAAAGGCTGAGATCACGTTCAAGCGTAATGGCAAGTACGATCCGGCCGGCCTCAAGAAGCTCAATCAGTTCCTGCGCGACTGGCGTCGCAACGAGCCGACCAGGATGGATCCGCGTCTGTTCGACGTGGTCTGGGAGGCTTATCGTTCGGTCGGCGCCACCGACTACATCTACATCGTTTCCGCCTATCGCTCGCCGGCAACCAACTCGATGCTGCGCAGCCGCTCGGCCGGCGTGGCTGAGAAGAGCCAGCACATGCTGGGCAAGGCCATGGACTTCTTCATTCCCGGCGTGCCGCTGAAGAAGCTGCGCGACGCCGGCCTGCGCGTGCAGGCAGGCGGCGTCGGCTACTACCCGCGTTCGGGCTCGCCCTTCGTCCATATGGACGTCGGCAATGTGCGCCACTGGCCGCGCATGAGCCGCCAGGAACTGGTCTCCGTCTTCCCGAACGGCAAGACGCTGCACGTGCCGTCCGACGGCAAGCCGCTGCCCGGCTTCGAGCAGGCGCTTGCTTCCTACCAGGCCCGCAAGTCGAGCGGCGACCTGGTGCTCGCCAGTGCAGCTCCTGCCAAGCGCAGCGGCGGCCTGTTTGCAGCGCTCTTCGGCGGTGGTGCCGACGAGGACGAGGACAACGGCGATACCGCGGCGGCTCCGGCCCCGAAGACCAGGGCTCCGGCCACGCAGGTGGCGTCCGCGCAGCCGGCCAAGCCGCTTCCGGGCATTGCCATCGTCGCGCCTGAAAACGCCCAGCGTGCCGAACTGCCGCAAATGGCTGACCAGGCACCGGCGCAGGACGCGCCTGAGACCATCATCGCCGCATTGCCGTCGCGCAGCGTGCCGCTACCGCTCAGCGCACCGCGGCCGCAGGCCGAAGTGTCGACGGAAGTTGCCATGGCAGCGCCCGAGAACGTGCCGTTCGGCGCAGCCTCGGCACCGCTCGACGCTCAGGCAGGCCCGGTCGAACAGCAGATCGCAGCCAATGTGCCGCTGCCGAGCTGGCGTCCGAACTACACGCCGCCGGCCGAGCTCAAGCCCGCAGCCGAAGGCGGCGTATTGATGGCACTGGCAAGCGACGATGCTCCGGCCATGGCGGCCGATGCCAAGATGCCGCTGCCGTCCTCCCGTCCGCAGGGCATGTCGGTCGAGGCAGCACTTGCCGCCGCCAACGACATCCCGACCGAGGACGACACCGCACAGGGCGAATATTCGGTCGCGGCCCTGTCCGAGGCCCAGCCTGAGCCGCGTTCGGTGTTCAACGAGCCGGCGCCTGCTGCTGCTCCGGCTGCCGTGATGACGTCCGCGCCCGCCGCTGACGCGGTTGGCACCTCGGCCAAGACGACGCGCAAGGCATCGCGCCCTGTCGCCCAGGAAGCCAAGCCCGAACCGAAGCCGGTCGTGGTTGCCGCCGCCCCCGATGCCGCCCGCTGGGCGCTGCGCAGCGGCGAGCAGGTGGTGACGGTGACGACCAACACAAAGGCTCCGGGCTTTGCCTACAATCTGGTCCGCACTGCGCCGAAGGAAGTCTATACGGCTGGCTTCCAGCAGGGCAACGACCAGGCGAGCGCCGCCCATCGCTTCACCGGCAACGCCGTGAAGTTCCTCTCGGTGGCCCGCTTCCCGACCAACTGA
- a CDS encoding isoprenylcysteine carboxylmethyltransferase family protein has translation MTSRLEDLLGKSLMIAIFLYLAIKQAHTIVQTVLLRDQIDLWPFLLASRISGLAFLTLIVFLTVIRRAPKNVSAGIEPRVTAIAGTFCLMFLAVVPTGDPAPEIMIAAACLATLGTILSIWCAIHLGRSFSIMAAARHLVVQGPYSIVRHPLYAAEAVASLGAALGGWSVWSALLFAAWCGLQYRRILNEEAILRATFPEYDDYARQVPRIIPGLAAYRPGKLTA, from the coding sequence ATGACCAGTCGTCTGGAAGACCTGCTTGGCAAGAGCCTGATGATCGCGATTTTTCTCTATCTGGCGATCAAGCAGGCGCACACCATCGTTCAGACTGTCCTGCTTCGCGACCAGATCGATCTCTGGCCATTCCTGCTCGCAAGCCGGATTTCAGGTTTGGCTTTTCTGACGCTGATCGTCTTTCTGACGGTCATACGTCGCGCGCCGAAGAATGTATCGGCAGGCATAGAGCCAAGGGTTACGGCCATCGCAGGCACCTTCTGCCTGATGTTCCTCGCCGTGGTGCCGACAGGCGATCCGGCGCCGGAAATCATGATCGCCGCCGCCTGCCTCGCTACGCTCGGCACGATTTTGTCGATCTGGTGTGCGATCCATCTTGGCCGCTCGTTCTCGATCATGGCCGCGGCACGCCATCTGGTGGTGCAGGGACCCTATTCAATCGTCCGGCATCCGCTCTACGCTGCCGAGGCAGTGGCATCGCTGGGAGCAGCCCTCGGCGGCTGGTCCGTCTGGTCGGCACTGCTCTTTGCGGCCTGGTGTGGACTGCAATATCGCCGCATTCTGAATGAAGAAGCGATCCTGCGCGCAACCTTCCCGGAGTATGACGACTATGCCCGCCAGGTTCCGCGGATCATTCCGGGACTGGCGGCCTATCGACCCGGAAAACTCACTGCCTAG
- a CDS encoding SDR family oxidoreductase, whose product MSSNRVAVVTGAGKGIGKAVATALLRDGWNTVFCGRNRRALDDAITDAGKTDARALAVVCDVTKPDQVDDMFETITEAFGRVDLLFNNAGMGYKASTIDEIPVEAWNEVVAVNLTGSFLCSRAAFAAMRRQEPMGGRIINNGSVSAHAPRPGSVPYTATKHAITGLTKTLALDGRPFDIACGQIDIGNALTEMAVPMTVGVQQADGSIAAEAVMDVARVAEAVVYMAGLPLDANVLFMTVMATKMPYVGRG is encoded by the coding sequence ATGTCGAGCAACAGGGTCGCGGTGGTCACCGGCGCGGGCAAGGGCATCGGCAAGGCGGTGGCGACTGCATTGCTCCGCGATGGCTGGAACACCGTGTTCTGCGGCCGCAACCGGCGCGCGCTCGATGACGCGATAACGGATGCCGGCAAGACCGACGCACGCGCGCTTGCGGTGGTCTGCGACGTGACCAAGCCTGATCAGGTTGACGACATGTTCGAGACCATCACCGAAGCCTTCGGCCGCGTCGACCTGCTCTTCAACAATGCCGGCATGGGCTACAAGGCTTCGACCATCGACGAGATCCCGGTCGAGGCCTGGAACGAGGTGGTGGCGGTCAATCTCACCGGTTCGTTCCTTTGCTCGAGAGCTGCATTCGCAGCGATGCGGCGGCAGGAGCCTATGGGCGGACGCATCATCAACAACGGGTCGGTCTCGGCCCATGCCCCGCGCCCCGGCTCGGTGCCCTACACCGCGACCAAGCATGCGATCACCGGCCTGACCAAGACGTTGGCGCTCGACGGCCGTCCCTTCGACATCGCCTGCGGCCAGATCGACATCGGCAATGCGCTGACCGAAATGGCTGTGCCGATGACCGTCGGCGTCCAGCAGGCCGACGGCTCGATCGCGGCGGAAGCGGTGATGGACGTTGCCCGCGTCGCCGAGGCCGTGGTCTACATGGCCGGTCTGCCGCTCGACGCCAATGTGCTGTTCATGACGGTCATGGCGACGAAGATGCCGTATGTCGGGCGGGGGTGA
- a CDS encoding tellurite resistance TerB family protein: MFDPKKLLDDLLGSKIPGTDSTVRDKAGQATQLAKDNPLAAGALVAVLLGTGAGRQVTGTALKVGGLAAIGGLAYKAYQNYKAGNAPEQTAAAPEAEPQLLPPPSNDSFHPSQAPQGETEFALTLIRAMIAAAKADGHIDEDERKKIGDKLSLSGIGSDAEQFLMQELNSPLDLDAIVAAAQTEAQKVELYTASRLAIDPDTRAERGYLDLLAGRLQLPDALVDHIEATVSSVKVPAAPAAPSANPSVNPRW; encoded by the coding sequence ATGTTCGACCCTAAGAAGCTGCTCGACGATCTTCTCGGCTCCAAGATTCCCGGCACCGACTCCACCGTGCGCGACAAGGCCGGGCAGGCGACCCAGCTTGCCAAGGACAATCCGCTGGCCGCAGGCGCGCTGGTCGCCGTGCTGCTCGGAACCGGTGCTGGCCGGCAGGTCACTGGTACGGCGCTGAAGGTTGGCGGCTTGGCTGCCATCGGTGGCCTCGCCTACAAGGCCTACCAGAACTACAAGGCCGGCAATGCTCCCGAGCAGACCGCTGCCGCACCAGAAGCCGAGCCGCAGCTTCTGCCGCCGCCATCCAACGATTCTTTCCATCCCTCACAGGCACCGCAGGGCGAGACCGAGTTCGCGCTGACGCTGATCCGCGCCATGATTGCCGCCGCCAAGGCTGACGGCCATATCGACGAAGACGAGCGCAAGAAGATCGGCGACAAGCTCAGCCTTTCGGGCATCGGCTCCGATGCCGAGCAGTTCCTGATGCAGGAACTCAATTCGCCGCTCGATCTCGACGCCATCGTTGCTGCCGCCCAGACCGAGGCGCAGAAGGTCGAGCTTTACACAGCCTCGCGTCTTGCCATCGACCCCGACACCCGTGCCGAGCGCGGCTATCTCGATCTGCTCGCCGGCCGCCTGCAGTTGCCGGACGCGCTGGTCGACCACATCGAGGCGACGGTTTCGAGCGTCAAGGTGCCCGCTGCACCGGCTGCACCCAGCGCCAACCCGAGCGTCAATCCGCGCTGGTAG
- a CDS encoding N-acetylmuramidase domain-containing protein has translation MFSRHTAAEIEKAAKEFGLEPAALLAIAEIESAGQVFAKVEGRNEPLIRFEGHYFDRRLTGDKQDHARAAGLASPNAGDIANPRGQAARWQLLGRAAAIDHGAAYESTSWGLGQVMGAHWQWLGFADVDALVTEARSGAAGQARLMARYLDKAGLTDALNGHDWEAVGHGYNGPGFRKNNYHVKLAEAYRRQIDGPAPGDQTMNVGSRGELVTELQEALVMLGYPVDTDGIFGPGTGAAVKRFQTDHGLTADGIAGERTQAAIRKALGGEGGGLWSKLRTWLFG, from the coding sequence ATGTTCAGCAGGCATACGGCGGCGGAAATCGAAAAGGCGGCGAAGGAATTCGGGCTCGAGCCGGCAGCGCTGCTCGCCATTGCCGAGATCGAGAGCGCCGGCCAGGTCTTTGCCAAGGTCGAAGGTCGCAACGAGCCGCTGATCCGCTTCGAGGGCCACTATTTCGACCGGCGCCTTACCGGTGACAAGCAGGATCACGCCCGCGCCGCCGGCCTCGCCTCTCCCAACGCAGGCGATATCGCCAATCCGCGCGGACAGGCGGCGCGCTGGCAATTGCTCGGCCGGGCCGCTGCCATCGATCACGGTGCCGCCTATGAATCGACCTCCTGGGGTCTCGGCCAGGTGATGGGCGCGCACTGGCAATGGCTGGGTTTTGCCGATGTCGACGCATTGGTGACCGAGGCGCGCTCGGGCGCGGCGGGCCAGGCCCGGCTGATGGCGCGTTACCTCGACAAGGCCGGGCTGACGGACGCATTGAACGGTCACGACTGGGAGGCCGTCGGTCACGGCTACAACGGCCCCGGCTTCCGCAAGAACAACTACCATGTGAAGTTGGCCGAGGCGTATCGGCGGCAGATCGACGGTCCCGCCCCCGGCGACCAGACCATGAATGTCGGTTCGCGCGGCGAGCTCGTCACCGAGTTGCAGGAGGCGCTGGTGATGCTCGGCTACCCCGTCGACACCGACGGCATCTTCGGCCCGGGAACCGGAGCAGCGGTCAAGAGATTCCAGACGGACCATGGATTAACGGCTGACGGCATCGCTGGCGAGCGCACACAGGCTGCCATCCGCAAGGCGCTGGGCGGCGAAGGCGGAGGTCTCTGGTCGAAGCTGCGCACCTGGCTCTTCGGCTGA
- a CDS encoding rhodanese-related sulfurtransferase: MTLSTPAPLFRVAALYRFCRLERYEALRQPLAAFCCARGIKGTLLLASEGINGTVAGTEGAIGELIAFLNEQPEFVGLDVKYSSAAEMPFHRMKVRLKTEIVTMGVEGIDPLGSVGAYVAAADWNALISDPDTIVIDTRNDYEVSIGTFAGAVDPQTKSFREFPAWVEGHRGELEGKKVAMFCTGGIRCEKATAYVKSLGIDDVFHLKGGILRYLEDVPAEDSLWEGECFVFDERVSVSHGLAEGEAELCRACRHPLKPEELLSPKFQAGVSCPHCFEARSDEDRARYAERHKQVELAEKRGQGRHIGS; this comes from the coding sequence ATGACCCTTTCCACGCCCGCCCCCCTTTTTCGCGTCGCCGCCCTCTACCGCTTCTGCCGGCTGGAGCGCTACGAGGCGCTGCGCCAGCCGCTTGCCGCCTTCTGCTGCGCGCGCGGCATCAAGGGCACGCTGCTGCTGGCGTCGGAAGGCATCAACGGCACGGTTGCCGGCACCGAAGGCGCGATCGGGGAACTGATCGCCTTTCTCAACGAGCAGCCGGAATTCGTCGGGCTCGACGTCAAGTATTCGAGTGCGGCCGAGATGCCGTTCCATCGCATGAAGGTGCGGCTCAAGACCGAGATCGTCACCATGGGCGTAGAGGGCATCGACCCGCTCGGCAGTGTCGGCGCCTATGTCGCCGCTGCCGACTGGAACGCGCTGATCTCCGACCCCGATACCATCGTGATCGACACGCGCAACGACTATGAGGTGTCGATTGGTACCTTTGCCGGTGCCGTCGACCCGCAGACCAAGAGTTTTCGCGAGTTTCCAGCCTGGGTGGAGGGGCATCGCGGCGAGCTCGAAGGCAAGAAGGTGGCGATGTTCTGTACCGGCGGTATCCGCTGCGAGAAGGCGACGGCCTATGTGAAGTCACTCGGCATCGACGACGTGTTCCATCTCAAAGGCGGCATCCTTCGCTATCTCGAGGATGTGCCTGCCGAAGACAGCCTGTGGGAAGGCGAGTGCTTCGTCTTCGACGAGCGCGTGTCGGTGTCCCATGGCCTGGCAGAAGGCGAGGCGGAACTGTGCCGTGCCTGCCGCCATCCGCTGAAGCCCGAGGAACTGCTGTCGCCGAAGTTCCAGGCCGGCGTGTCCTGCCCGCATTGTTTCGAGGCGCGCAGTGACGAGGACCGCGCCCGCTATGCCGAGCGCCACAAGCAAGTAGAACTTGCAGAGAAACGCGGTCAGGGCCGCCACATCGGCAGTTGA